TGACTTCCTCGCCAAATAGGCTAGAGCGTGTGTTGAGATATAGCTCTTTAAGATTATTTGCCTGCGCCCTTGTGCCATAGCGCACGCCATCAAAGCGCGCAAGGTTTGAGCTAGCCTCTGCGGTGGAGATAATGTAGTAGGTAGAGACATGAAAGCGCGTATCAAGCATACTTTTTTCCACAATGGTATGTCCCATAGATTCTAAAGTTTTAATGGTTTTCTCATAGGCTTTTTGCACACAAGGCGTGGCGTCTTTTAGAAAATCTTTTAACACAGCAATTTTGTAGCGTATATTTGGATTTAATTCTTTAAAAGTTTGCAGTGGCGCGAGATTTGCACTTGTAGAATCTAGGCTATCATATCCGCTAATGCTGTCCAGTAAAATCGCGGCATCCTCTATATTTTGCGTAATAGGTCCAATTTGGTCTAAGCTTGAGCTATATGCCACTAAGCCATATCGACTTACTCGCCCATAGCTAGGCTTTAGCCCCACACAGCCGCAAAATCCAGCCGGCTGCCGTATAGAACCGCCTGTATCGCTCCCAAGTGAAGCAATGGCAATACCAGCAGCCACTGCTGCGGCACTCCCACCACTGCTGCCACCGGGCACACGCGAGGTGTCAAGGGGATTTTTCACCCTGCCATAGCAGCTAGATTCTGTAGTGCTGCCCATAGCAAACTCGTCCATATTTGCGCGCCCAAAGGCACACATTTTACTTTGGTGTAGTTTTGCAATTACGCTTGCGTTATATGGAGCGATATAGCCTTTTAGAATCTTGCTTGCACAAGTAATCTCCCAGCCTTTAACATTAATATTATCTTTAATAAGAATAGGCACGCCCTCACCACTCTCCTCAATCTCACCGATGTAGGCATTAAGCTCTGCATACTCTTTAGCGCGCTGCTTTATGTCACTTTTTATCTCTTTTAGCTCGCCCTCTGTTTTATTCAATGCTTCTTTTAATGTTATCATCTATGCTCCTAGAAATAGGCTAAATGCGCGGTAATTATAGAATCTAACCTCAAAAATAAGTTGATAGATACTTAAAGCAGCTATAACTTTATACTTTGAGGGCTCGCAGGGCAATTCACTTGCCCGCAGACAAGACACGCGCGGCTTTTTATAAAAAAGCA
The sequence above is drawn from the Helicobacter jaachi genome and encodes:
- the gatA gene encoding Asp-tRNA(Asn)/Glu-tRNA(Gln) amidotransferase subunit GatA; translated protein: MITLKEALNKTEGELKEIKSDIKQRAKEYAELNAYIGEIEESGEGVPILIKDNINVKGWEITCASKILKGYIAPYNASVIAKLHQSKMCAFGRANMDEFAMGSTTESSCYGRVKNPLDTSRVPGGSSGGSAAAVAAGIAIASLGSDTGGSIRQPAGFCGCVGLKPSYGRVSRYGLVAYSSSLDQIGPITQNIEDAAILLDSISGYDSLDSTSANLAPLQTFKELNPNIRYKIAVLKDFLKDATPCVQKAYEKTIKTLESMGHTIVEKSMLDTRFHVSTYYIISTAEASSNLARFDGVRYGTRAQANNLKELYLNTRSSLFGEEVKRRILLGSFVLSSGYYDAYYLKAQQVRQQICADYAQIFKECDVILLPVAPSVATPFGAAQSPLQMYLSDIYTIGVNLAGLPALSLPADKDEHNLSIGMQFIGARFAEQTILNAAYGLEKELA